From one Brevibacterium sp. 'Marine' genomic stretch:
- a CDS encoding PTS glucose/sucrose transporter subunit IIB — protein MDKAAQILAGLGGADNIDDIEACITRLRVEVDDDSLVDEQALTAAGAFGVVVQGSAVQVVVGPEADNLVDDIEDLMG, from the coding sequence ATGGACAAAGCAGCGCAGATCCTCGCCGGACTGGGCGGTGCCGACAACATCGACGACATCGAAGCGTGCATCACTCGCCTGCGCGTCGAGGTCGACGATGACTCTCTCGTCGACGAACAGGCGCTCACGGCTGCCGGCGCCTTCGGCGTGGTGGTGCAGGGAAGCGCGGTCCAGGTCGTCGTCGGTCCGGAGGCGGACAACCTCGTCGATGACATCGAAGACCTCATGGGCTGA